Proteins co-encoded in one Bombus terrestris chromosome 18, iyBomTerr1.2, whole genome shotgun sequence genomic window:
- the LOC125386852 gene encoding uncharacterized protein LOC125386852: protein MPTYRVTGFNCRITGGLVIQIENDKLDDKRLTGTMVPSGPARVLPAPRSLRQAHHGAASYATKVPRSGPTFRPRMHHACGWENGTARHRNSALDEPPPISISGSQRRVCRVLTSMSQQPSQVSVSQDSF, encoded by the exons ATGCCGACGTATCGAGTCACCGGCTTCAATTGCCGTATAACGGGTGGTCTTGTAATACAGATCGAAAATGACAAACTGGATGACAAACGACTGACTGGAACGATGG TACCCTCAGGCCCAGCCCGCGTATTGCCCGCACCGCGCAGTCTGCGGCAAGCTCACCATGGCGCAGCGTCTTATGCCACCAAAGTCCCACGGTCAGGACCAACGTTTCGTCCACGAATGCACCATGCGTGTGGCTGGGAAAATGGGACAGCTAGGCACCGCAACTCCGCGCTCGACGAGCCGCCGCCTATCTCTATCTCAG GATCCCAGCGGCGGGTGTGCCGGGTGCTGACATCCATGTCACAGCAACCAAGCCAGGTCTCCGTATCCCAAGACAG